The following nucleotide sequence is from uncultured Roseateles sp..
GACGCCGTAAACCTTGCAGCCGGGCGCCAGCGCGCGGGCCGACAGGGCCGAGCCCGAGAGCAGACCGCCGCCGCCCAGCGGCGCGAAGAAGGCATCGAGCGGGCCGACCTCCTCGAACAACTCCTTGGCCGCCGTGCCCTGGCCGGCAATGACATCCGGGTGGTCGTAGGGCGGGATCAGCGTCATGCCATGCTGCTCGGCCAAGCTGCGGCCGATCTGCTCGCGGTCCTCGGTATAGCGGTCGTAGCTCACGACCGTGCCGCCATACCCCCGGGTGGCCGCCACCTTCATCGCCGGCGCGTCGTGCGGCATGATGATGGTCGCCGGCATGCCCAGCAGCCGCGCCGACAGCGCGATCGCCTGCGCATGGTTGCCGGACGAAAACGCCACCACCCCGCCCTTGCGCTGCGCCTCGCTGAAGCGCGACAGCGCATTGAAGGCGCCGCGGAACTTGAACGCCCCCATGCGCTGCAGGTTCTCGCATTTGAAGAACACCTCGGCGCCCAGCTCCTCGTTGACGGTGCGCGAAGTCAGCACCGGGGTGCGATGGGCATGGCCGGCGATGCGATGTGCGGCGGCCACGACATCATCGAAGGTGGGAGGTATGTTGTTCATGGTCGGGCAAGATATGAGTTCACCGCCATTCTGCATGGCCGCCCGCGCCACCACTTTGGCAAGCGTCTGGTACAACAGCAGCCGGCCTTCCCTCGCAGTGACACCCGGAGCCCACGATGGACGACATCCACATCCTCATCATTCCCGGCAGCGTGCGCAGCGAATCGCTCAACGCAACCCTGGCTGCATTCGCGTCGCGCAAAGCCCACGAGCTGGGCTTGAAGACCACGCTGATGGACCTGCGCAGGCTGGAGCTGCCGGTCTACGACGGTGACCTCGAAGCCTCCGCGGGTGTGCCCAAGGGCGCGCACCGGCTGCAGCAGGCGATTGCCGGCTGCGATGCCGTGCTCATCGTCACGCCCGAGTACAACGGCTTCCCGACGCCCCTGGTCATCAACGCCTTCGACTGGTTGTCCCGCATCGTCGCCACCGAGTCGCAGACCGCCGGACTGTCGACCACGGCCAACAAGCCGGTGGGCCTGCTGTCGGCCTCGCCAGGGCCGGGGGGCGCGCTGCGCTCGATGAACTTCCTGCGCCAGTACCTGCAGATGGCCTTCCAGATGCTGGTACTGCCGCAGCAGTTCGCGCTGGGCCGCGCCCATGAGGCCTTTGACGAGGCCGGGGAGCTCAAGGATGCCCGCTCGGTGCAGTCGGTGAAAACGGTGCTGACGGCGGTGGCCGCGCTGGCGGGTTCGCTGCGCGCGGCCCGCTCGGGCGAACAACGCTAGGAGGACAGATGAACACCCAGACATTCGTGGTCCGCAAAGACCAGCTGCAGACCGCCGAGCTGCGCTCCCTGCCCGCCGCCCCCTTGGCTGAAGGCCAGGTGCGCGTGGGCATAGACAGCTTCGCGCTGACCTCCAACAACATCACCTACGCCACCTTCGGCGAGGCGATGAACTACTGGCGCTTCTTTCCGGTCATTGGCGCGGATGGCGCCGCCGACACTGCCTGGGGCCACATCCCGGTGTGGGGCTTCGGCACGGTGGCCGAATCGCACCATCCGGAGATCGCCGTCGGCGAGCGTCTCTACGGCTATTTTCCAATGGCCTCCAGCGTGGATCTGAGCCCCGCACGCATCTCGCCGCTGTCGTTCAGCGACAGTGCGCCTCACCGCGCGGAGTTGCATCCGGTCTACAACCAGTACCACCGCTGCAGCGCCGACCCCTTCTACACCGCCGAGTCGGAAGACCTGCAGTCGCTGCTGCGGCCGCTGTTCACCACCTCCTGGCTGATTGACGACTTCCTGGCCGACAACGACTATTTCGGCGCTGCCGCCGATCCCGACCGGCGACCGCTGATGCTGCTCTCCAGCGCCTCCAGCAAGACGGCCTATGGCACGGCCTTCCAGATGGCTCAGCGCAGCGGCATCGAGGTCGTCGGTCTGACCTCGGCGCGCAATATCGCCTTCTGCGACAGCCTGGGCTGCTACAGCCGTGTGCTGAGCTACGAGCAGCTCGATGACATCGCCGCAGACGCCCCCGCCGTGTATGTCGACTTCGCCGGCAACGCGGCCCTGCGCAAGGCGGTGCACGCCCACTGCAAGGCCCTGGCCTACAGCAGCTCGATAGGCGGCACCCACGTCGGTGAGCTGGGCAGCGGCCGCGATCTGGCCGGCCCGAAGCCGGTGCTGTTCTTCGCCCCGGCCCAGATCAAGAAACGCAGCGGCGAGTGGGGCCCGCAGTTGCTGGGTCAGCGGCTGGTGGCCTCCTGGCAGCGCTTCCTGGCCGCCGTCGGCGACAAGCAACGGCCCTGGCTGCAGGTGCAGCGCCACCAGGGCGAAGCCGCGCTGGCGGCGACCTATCGCGAAGTGCTGGCCGGTCAGGGCGACCCGCGCACCGGGCATATCCTGTCGCTGTGATGCAGGACTGATGGCAGCTAGGCCATCAACCGGGGCATATTGCCCATGGCCGGCATGATGCAGCTGCGCAGCCGAGCCAAAATCGCCTGCTTCTCGGTATCGGCCTCCGCCTTGGCCACCTCGGCCACCATGGCGGCAAAGGCGTCGAGCCGGGAAGCGCGCATCCACTGGCGCAGGGCCTTGTCCTGCGACCAGTGGTACTGGTTCATCATGCTGACCTGCATGGCGCGCGCATAGCCCGCCAGGTTCTTCGGGAACGGCACCGGCGTGCACATCAGGTTCTTGCCGGCGTCATCCGCCCCGTGCACCTCGACATAGGCGGTCAGCGCCGCGCTCAGCACCACCAGCGGGGCGCGCAACAGCTGGACCACGATGCGCTCGCCCTGGAACACCGGCTCGTTGGCGCGCTGCTGGATGGCCGAGGCGGTGCAATCGATGAACAGCGTGTCCGGGGCAACCGCCACCCGGCCCCGCTCCAGCAGCATCGCCTCGGGTTCCAGTGCCTGCACCCGCCCCAGGCGAATCACCCGCGTGATGCTGCGCAACATGTCCACCTCGCCGGTGGACAGCGTGGCGTAGTGAAACATCGTCGGCAACTGCGTCGGATCGATGCGCAACATCTGGCCCCGGGCCTCCAGCCGCAGGAACAGGTCATCGATGGTCGCCGCCTCGGCGAAGGCCGCCAGCTTGTCGGCCTCGCCGCCGATGCTGTCAGCAAAGAACTCCAGGCCGGGCTGGGTGTGCAGGCGGTTCTGCACCCAGGAGTCGCGCGGCACAACCCATTGAATGGCCTCGGGCGCGGCGCCGTGGCGCAGCAGCCAGACGGCGGCATCCATCGCCGTCTTGCCGGCACCGAGGATGCAGAACTGCCGCGGCGTCGCCTGCCCGGCCCGCTGCTGCCACAGCTGGGGCAAGGCGTTCGGCGGCACCAGGCGCACGCCGTCGGCGATGCGGAAGTTCGGTGTGTGCGTGGCGGGAATGGCGGGCGACATGAAGGTGGCATCGACCGTCTTCCTGCGCACGGCCACCTCGGTCTGCGCCCCCGACAGCAGGCTGACGATACGGCCATCGCCCAGGTACTCGCTCATCGGATGAAAGCTGACGCGACCGCTGGGCAAAAATCGCCGCCGCATCACCTGGTCGAAATAGGCGCTGACCTCGGGGCCGCCGGCCAGTTCGTACATGCCGGCGTTGGGGCCATGGTCGTCCTTGCGACGGCTGCCCAGCTCGGTCGAATTGACCCCGTAATAGGCCGAGGGCTGGTGCAGGCCGACGAAGGCGTAGGCATCGTTCCAGTGGCCGCCGGGGGCCGCGCGACGGTCCACCAGGGTGATGTGCGCGTCGCTCTCGTCGAGCAGGGTATCGGCGAAGGCCATGCCAACCGCGCCGCTGCCGATGATCAGATAGTCGGTCTCCATCGCCGTCCGCCTCCCTAAGCTGGTTCGGAGTTTAGGGCCAGCGCCCGCAGACGCAAATGGGCTTCATCCTCCGGGTCCGGCGGCACGCTTTGCCGGGCGCGCAGGTAGCGGCTGCTGAAGACGTCCAGATAGGCCTCCAGCGTCTGCGCCGCGTGCAGGTCGCCGGCCAGGGCCAGGCACAGGGCGGCCACTTCCGAGGTGCAGAAATGGTGCTCGTGGGTGGAGCGGCGCAGGCGATAGCGCGACAACTGGTCGGGCCGCAGGCTCAGCACCGGCAGCGCGTTCAAATAGGGGCTCTTGCGGAAGATCTTGCGCGCCTCTGACCAGGTGCCGTCGAGCAGGATGAAGAGGGGCCGGCGCTGTGAGGCCGGGGGCAGCTCGGTCACCACCCGCTCGGGCGCGGCAAACTCCCCCGGGAACACCACATAGGGCTGCCACCGGGGATCGGCCAGCAGAGCCAGCAGCGCCGGGTCCGCCGCCAGGCGTGACCAGCCGAAGGCCAAGGTGTCGGGCACGACATCGGCAATCAGCCAGCCGGTGTTGCTGGGCTTGAGCGGCTCGAACTCGGCCATGATCAGGCACACGGCCGCGCGCGTGGGCACCACCGGCCGCAGGGCGCACATGCAATGGCCGGGCGGCAGGCGGCACCGGGCGCAGCGTTCCTTGCGCGGGCCGCCGCGATCCAGATAGGGCACGGTGCGGCTGTGCGCCAGGCAGGCGGCGCGCAAATGCGATACCGCGTGAGGCCCGCTGCTCACCGCCCCCCGCTGCGCAGAGGCTTCAGCAGATCGCTCAAGCCGTTGTGGTCAATCTCGTGCATCAGGGCCAGCAGACGGCCCATCTCGCCCTTGGGGAAACCCTCACGGGCAAACCAGTTCAGGTAGTTACCGGGCAGATCCGCCAGCAGCTTCCCCTGGTGTTTTCCGAATGGCATGGTCAGGGTGACGAGTTTCTGCAAGTCTTCAGGGTTCATGGTGGCTTCGGCCTTCGGCCGGTGGAGGGCCCTGGCGCTGGGTTCAGCAGGGCGGTAGGTCGCGAGCATGCCCCATCGGGTCCGACTCTGTCGAGCGCCGCTGCAGCGCCCGGCTGCCCTGAGCGATGAGCAGGCCGACCAACAACAGGGCCGCGGCAACCGCGAACGTGACCCGCATGCCCGCGGCAACGGCCGCGGGGCCAGCTACCGTGGCGTCTGCCCCGGCGGCGAGGGTGAACACCACGCCCATCACCGAAGCCCCGCTGATGAGGCCCAGATTGCGCGCCAGATTGAGCAGGCCGGAGATCACGCCACGCCGCCCGGCGGCAACGTCGCGCATGACGGCGCTGTTGTTGGCCGCCTGGAACAGCGCATAGCCGGCGGTGGTGAGGGCGATGGGGGCCACGAAGCCGGCAATGCCCCATGCGGACGGCACCGAGGCCAAGGCCACGCAGCCGGCCATCATGCCGAGCAGCCCGCCGACCGTGGTGGCCTGGGTGCCCAGCCGATCCACCAGCCGGCCGGCAGGTACACCGGCCAGCGTGGCGACCACCGGCCCGGCCGACATGACGAGGCCCACCAGCGCCATGCCGAGGCCCAGCGCGCGGGCGAGATAGAAGGGCCCGACCACCAGCGTCGCCATCATCACCGTCGAGACCAGGGCGCTCATCGCCAGGCTGGCCGTGAGCCGCCGTTGGCGAAACAGCGTCAGCCAACCCAAACCGTCGAAGCGGAGGCGCCACGCGCCCGTCGGTGCCGCAGGGTCGGCCGGCAGGCAGCGCAATACCAGCAGCAGCGTCAGCAGGCCCAGCGGCACGCTGACGAGAAAGATCGCCCGCCAGCCCAGGGCGGCAATCAGCAGGCCGCCCAGCGTCGGGCCCAGCGCCGTGCCTGCCGCTGACATCGCGCCCAGCAGCCCCATGGCGCTGCCGGTGCGGGCCTTGGGCACCGCCTCGCCGACAAAAGCCATCGTCAAGGCCATCATCAGCGCCGCACCCAGCCCCTGCAGCGCGCGGGCGGCAATCAGCCAGCCCAGGTCAGGCGCGACGCCGCTCAAGCCCGAGGCCAGGGTGAACAGGGCAAGGCCGACCATCAACATGCGCCGGTGACCCAGCAGATCACCCAGGCGCCCGGCCCCGACGATCAGCGCCGTGGTGGTCAGCAGGTAGGCCAGCACCACCCACCGGACCTGCTCGAACGTGGCATCGAAGGCCTCGGCCAGGGTCGGCAGGGCAACATTGGCAATGCTGGTGCCCAGCGAGGGCAGCAGCATGCACAGGGCCAAGCTGGCAAATACCCAGGCCGGCGCCGGCCTGCGGTCTGCGGCATCGGCCGCGGTTTGATCTGCTTGCGTCATCGGAACCACCTGTCTGATGGCTCCGCAACGGGAGCCCACCCACAGACGATAGGGTCTGGTGTGATATAGCGGAAGACGCAGCGTTTGCACTTCATTCATGCACACAACGCCATCCCACACCGCAATGCCCGGACCGACACCATGGCCAGACCCGATCTCAATCTGCTGTTCACCCTCGATGTGCTGCTGGCCGAGGGCAGCGTGGCACGCGCGGCCCGCCGTCTGCACCTGAGCCCCTCGGCGATGAGCCGGGCGCTGGCCCGGCTGCGCGAGGCCACCGGCGACCCGCTGCTGGTGCGCGCCGGGCGCGGCCTGGTGGCCTCTCCCCGGGCGCTGGAGCTGCGCGAGCAGATCGGCCCGCTGGTCGATGCGGCCGAGGCGGCGCTGCGGCCGGTCCGTCCGCTGGAGCCCGCACAGCTGAGCCGCAGCTTCACCCTGCGCACCCGCGAAGGATTCGTGGAGAACTTCGGCGCCCGGCTGCTGGCGCGCATCGCCCACGAGGCGCCGGGCGTGCGCCTGCACTTCCTGACCAAGCTCGACAAGGACAGCGCGCCGCTGCGCGAGGGCGGCGTCGATCTCGAGACCGGCGTGATCGGCCGCTCCACCGGCCCGGAAGTACGGGCGCAGGCCCTGTTCCGCGACCGCTTCGTCGGTGTCGTGCGCCCCGGTCATGCGCTGAGCGAGGGCGAGGTCAACCCGGCCGGCTACGCCGCAGCCCGCCACATCCTGGTCTCGCGCCAGGGACTGGACCGGGGGCCGATCGACCAGGCCCTGGCCACGCTCGGGCTGGCGCGCGAGGTCGCCACCACCGTGGGCAGCTTCGCAGCCGCGCTGGCCCTGGCCCGAGCCACTGATCTGGTGGCCAGCGTGCCCGAGCGGCACACCGGCGATCTGCGCACCGGCCTGCACAGCTTCGAGCTGCCCCTGCCCCTCGCACCGTTCACGGTGTCACTGCTGTGGCACCCGCGCCTGGAAGGCGATCCGGCGCACCGCTGGCTGCGCGGCTGTGTCCGGGAGGTCTGCGCCGAAGGCGCTGGTCAGACACCGTCCCCGGGCCTCACAATCAATACGATCAAGTAATTGTCATGGAATAGAGGCACCATGGTGCAAGCCCGGTACAAGCTGGTGGTCGACAGGCTCGCGGCCGAGATACGCGGTGGCCGGCAGCGCCCGGGCACGCGCCTGCCGACACATCGGCAGCTTGCCGCGCGCGAGGGCATGGCCCTGGTGACGGCGAGCCGCGTGTATGCCGAGCTGGAGGCCATGGGCCTGGTCAGTGGCGAGACCGGCCGGGGCACCTTCGTGCGGGAAGCGGCGCTGCCGCGCGGCCAGGGCATCGATCAGCACGCGGTGGCCGCGGACATGCTGGACCTGAGTTTCAACTACCCCTCGCTGCCCGGACAGGCCGAGTTGCTGCGGACCGCGCTGCGCCAGCTGGCGGCAGGCGGCGACCTGGAAGCCCTGCTGCGCTATCAGCCGCACGGCGGCCGTCCGCATGAGCGCGCGGCGGTGGCGCGGCATCTGGCCCGCCGCGGGCTGGCGGTGACGGGCGATCAGGTCCTGCTGGTCGATGGCGCTCAACACGGCCTGGCGACAACGGCGATGGCCCTGCTGCAACCCGGTGACCTGGTGGCCGTCGATGCACTGACCTATCCCGGCTTCAAGCTCTTGGCCGAGGCCCACCACCTGGAGCTGGTGGCGCTGCCAGTCGCCGGACCGGGGCCGGATCCGCAGGCGCTGGACGCGCTGGCCCGACGGCGCCGGGTCAGCGCCGTCTACACCATGCCCACGCTGCACAACCCCCTGGGCTGGGTGATGGGCGCGAGCCACCGGCACGAGCTCGTGGCGGTGGCGCGGCGGCACGGCCTGCTCGTCATCGAGGACGCGGCCTATGCCTTTCTGGTGGAAGACGCCCCGCCGCCCCTGGCCGCGCTCGCGCCCGAGCTCACGGTCTATGTCTCCGGCTTCTCGAAGAGCGTGGCCACCGGGCTACGCGTTGGCTGCGTGGCCGCGCCGCTGGACTGGGTGGGCAAGATCGCGCGCGCCATCAGGGCCACGACCTGGAACACGCCTGGCGTGATGACCGCCATCACCTGCGGCTGGATCGAAGACGGCACCGTCGACCGGCTGGAAGCCGAGAAGCGCAGCGATGCGCGGGCCAGACAGCAGATGGCCGCCTGCATCCTGGGGCAGCACCCGCGCCTGAGCCATCCCGCGTCCTACTTCGTCTGGCTGCCGCTGGGGGAGGACGTGCGCGGCGACCTGCTGGCCATGGCGCTGCTGCGCGAACGGATCTCGGTCTCCACGGCCGAGCCCTTCGCCACCTCGGCCCTGGTCCCCCATGCCATCCGGCTGGCCCTGGGATCGGTGGACCTCGGCACGCTGCGAAGCGCCTTGACCCAGGTCGCTGCGGTAATGGACGCCCAAGGCTACTGACGGCGCTGCCGCCGCGGCGGCAGCGAAGTTCGATACATTGGCGCCCACGCCCCTACTTCAAAACCGCTTCCAGCATGGCCCTTCGCTACCACACCGTACCAGTCACCGCCTTCCAGCAGAACTGCTCCATCGTCTGGTGCGACGAGACCCTGGAGGCCGCGGTGATCGATCCGGGCGGTGATCTGCCGCGCATCCTGCAGGCAGTGCAGCAGCGAGGCCTGCAGCTCAAGCAGATCCTGCTGACCCACGCCCACATCGACCACGCCGGCGGCACCGCCACCCTGGCGCGCGAGCAGGGCCTGCCCATCATCGGACCGCAGCAGGACGACCAGTTCTGGATCACCGGCCTGCCGCAGCAAAGCCAGATGTTCGGGTTTCCGCCGGCCGAGATCTTCACACCGACACGCTGGCTGCAGGACGGTGACAGCGTCAGCGTCGGCCGCTGTAACTTGCAGGTGCGGCACTGCCCCGGCCATACGCCCGGCCACGTGGTGTTCCATTCGGTCGAGGCCAGGCGCTGCTTCGTCGGTGACGTGCTGTTTGCCGGCGGCATCGGCCGCACCGACTTCCCGCAGGGCGACTTCGACACCCTGATCGCCAGCATCACCCAGCGCCTGTGGCCGATGGGTGATGACACCGTCTTCATCCCCGGCCACGGCCCGGAGAGCAGCTTTGGCGCCGAGCGGCGCAGCAACCCCTTCGTCGGCGGCACCTGAAGCGCCGGCCCGGGAAAGGTGAATTTCGCACAATCGGTGCGGCGCATATTCACCGCCAGCGGCAGGCCCCGGCTCCTAGTCTTGCTCTGTGGCGCGGCACTGTCCGCCCCGGCCATTCACAGGAGTAGCACCATGTTCGACACGCTGGAAAAGCCCCAGGCCGCGCGTCCGTCAGACAAGACCGAGCCCGGCGAATCTTCCTCCTACCGCGGCCCGGAGCGCCGTGCCACCAACGGCCTGCGCAACGAGCCCTGGCTGACCCTGATGCTGGACGAGATCGACTACGGCATGCTGGTGCTCAGCCCCGAGGGCCATCTGCTGCACGCCAACCACACCGCCCGCGCCGAGATGGACGCCTGCCATCCGCTGCAGCTGCTGGGCACCGAGCTGCGCGCCCGCCACAGCGCCGACGTGGCACCACTGCGCGAGGCCCTGCAGGGCGCGTCGGAGCGCAAGCTGCGCCGCCTGCTGACCCTGGGCCCGGCCTCGCACGGCCTGAGCGTGGCGGTGGTGCCGCTGGCCGCCCAGGAGGAAGCGCCGGTGACCGTACTGCTGGTGTTCGGCAAGCAGCGCGTCTGCCAGGAGCTCTCCACCCACTGGTTCGCCCGCCAGCATGGCCTGACCCCGACCGAAACCCAGGTGCTGCAGGGCCTGTGCCAGGGCCGCCTGCCCGGCGAGGTCGCCAGCCAGCACAGCGTCGCCCTGTCCACCGTGCGCTCCCAGATCAGCAGCATCCGCGCCAAGACCGGCGCACAGAACATCCGCGATCTGGTGCAGAAGGTCGCCTCGCTGCCGCCGCTGGTGAGTGCGTTGCGGGTGGCGATGCGTTGAGCGCTGGCGACGGAATAGTCAAGGCTGCGCTTCGGTGGCCGGCATCGGCAGCCAGTAGGCGCTGGTCCAGTAGGATTTCTCAGAGGGCTTAATCGATGCTCCAGGATAGTCCTTGGCCAGCTCGCTGAGCAACTGCTGTTTGCCCCTCAGGCCTCGGCGAACCATCAGCAAAGCCATGCGCCGACCAACGACCGGGGCAGCCAGTGAGGTTCCCTCCGCGAACAGATCTCCGTCAGGCTCAAGCGGACGCGGAGAGAAGAAGCCGCAGCGCCCGACACCCAGGCGCACGGTTTCGCGACGCAATACCGCAGGCCCGCACATATCCGGCCCGGCTCGAACACCGGAGGAGATGTCGGCCGGGAGCATGGCACTGCCGCTGTCTTCGTACATTTGATAGGTGCCGGTCTCAAGATCGAAGTCATATCCCCCAACGACCACCGTGTTGCGACTCCAGGCCAGGCCGCTCAGGGTTCCCTCAGGTCGAATAAGGCCCGCTGCCATCTGTGACGCTGTAAACGCCAAGTGCCCGCGCGGCACGCTGTTGCCGGTTCCCACGCCGTCATCGCGGGCAATCCAGGCCCGCACCGGCACATCGGCCGGCGACTGATTGATCACGCGAATGCACCAACGCCCGAAAGGGTTGGCAGGCAAGCCAGGCCCCTTGGTATTGCTGCCTTGAGACAAGCCCACCAGAGCCTGTACCCAGTGACCCGAAGGTGTTCCCTCCTTTGCATCCAGATTGCTGCGGGCAGGCTGGTGTCCATTGGGCGACCCATCCGGTGAAGAGACGTACAGCATCGCAATCGGCGCACCACCGCCACCAGCCCGAGAGACCCGTGTGGCAGATCCGGTCAGCGGCACGGCAACGCTCGTAGGCCCTCTCGTATCGGGCCTCAACTCGAACGTCAGCTTGTCGGTGTGGATTGAGTTGAACTGAGCCCAAACCTCAATGAAGTTCGGTGTTTCGTCGTTGCGGTCGCCATCGACCCACAGTTCGGCTGCCTCACCTTCATCTGTCGTTGATGCTGACAGCGTGAACTGGGCGTGCGCACCGACGAGACGGCTGTTGCCAGCTGCCACAACCACGGTCAGGCGCCCCCCCTCGCGCTCAATCAAGGCATCAATCGCACGCTCCAGCATGCCGGAGCCGTCATGCGGCCCGCTGTGGCCACCCAGACTGATATTCACAAGCACCGGAGCCTGCGGCGGCGCCTTCCGGAGGATGTAGTGCAAGCCGTCAAGCACATAGACGTTCAACCAGTTGCCGTGGGTATTCTGAAAGGCCCTGTGCGGCAGCTGCACCACAACAATCGGTAGCTCGCCCGCTTCATCACTGACCCCAGACAACGGGTCCACGCGGCCTGCAAGCAGCGAAAGCACATGCGCGCCATGCGTCCACCTGCTCCACGCCTGACCAAGGGACTGGTATGCGCCGATCTCGGTCTGGCCGGCACTCAAGCGATCCAGCCAGTCATTGACGGCGCCCTGACTCAACTCGCGTCCATAGCCCATGTCCGATGGGGACCAGTTGGCAACGACGGGAGCATCCGACTGATCCCACAGGCCGAGGATGCGGCTGCGCCCGTCTTTGTCTCGAAGCTGCTGGTGCAAGAACCCGATGCCGTCGTCTATCACGGCCAGAACCGGTGTGCTCCACGAACTATCGTTGGAGCGTTCGACCTCTGCCCAGGGAAGCGCTGCATCGTGCTTCATGTCACAGGCCCTCGGAGCCACCGACCGATGGGCCGTTGACGGTCAAGGCAGACAGGTCGAGCGCTGCGTTCAAGGTCAAGCTCTTGCGAGCAGTGAAGAAGCGGGCATCTTCCCCATAGACGGGAGGAACGTCCCAGCCCGCGGCGCGCATTGCCTGCGGCGTCATCCCCTCAGCCGACTCACAAAGCAGCTGGTAGCGCGTGTTTTCGCCGAAGCGCTGCAACGCCCACAAGGCCCACGGGTCGGCGCTGACTGCCTTCAGCGTGGGATCAAGATCACTCCATTCATAGTCGGCCATAGCCCCTCCCGAATCAGACTCGACCCTCAGGGTTTGAAACCCCATTCGGCGCGCGCCGCTTTCCAGAGCCACTGCAGCTGAACATTCAATGCAGGCTTCAAGGTATCTGCGCCAAGAACCTCATAGAAATCGGTCAACCCAGGGGCCGGTCCGTCCGGATTCAGCATGGCGTCATTGATCTTGCCTTTGCCATCAAAGGCGCATGGCTGCACGGCCACACACCCGGTGCAGCG
It contains:
- a CDS encoding MBL fold metallo-hydrolase; this encodes MALRYHTVPVTAFQQNCSIVWCDETLEAAVIDPGGDLPRILQAVQQRGLQLKQILLTHAHIDHAGGTATLAREQGLPIIGPQQDDQFWITGLPQQSQMFGFPPAEIFTPTRWLQDGDSVSVGRCNLQVRHCPGHTPGHVVFHSVEARRCFVGDVLFAGGIGRTDFPQGDFDTLIASITQRLWPMGDDTVFIPGHGPESSFGAERRSNPFVGGT
- a CDS encoding LuxR C-terminal-related transcriptional regulator, which produces MFDTLEKPQAARPSDKTEPGESSSYRGPERRATNGLRNEPWLTLMLDEIDYGMLVLSPEGHLLHANHTARAEMDACHPLQLLGTELRARHSADVAPLREALQGASERKLRRLLTLGPASHGLSVAVVPLAAQEEAPVTVLLVFGKQRVCQELSTHWFARQHGLTPTETQVLQGLCQGRLPGEVASQHSVALSTVRSQISSIRAKTGAQNIRDLVQKVASLPPLVSALRVAMR
- a CDS encoding S8 family serine peptidase, yielding MKHDAALPWAEVERSNDSSWSTPVLAVIDDGIGFLHQQLRDKDGRSRILGLWDQSDAPVVANWSPSDMGYGRELSQGAVNDWLDRLSAGQTEIGAYQSLGQAWSRWTHGAHVLSLLAGRVDPLSGVSDEAGELPIVVVQLPHRAFQNTHGNWLNVYVLDGLHYILRKAPPQAPVLVNISLGGHSGPHDGSGMLERAIDALIEREGGRLTVVVAAGNSRLVGAHAQFTLSASTTDEGEAAELWVDGDRNDETPNFIEVWAQFNSIHTDKLTFELRPDTRGPTSVAVPLTGSATRVSRAGGGGAPIAMLYVSSPDGSPNGHQPARSNLDAKEGTPSGHWVQALVGLSQGSNTKGPGLPANPFGRWCIRVINQSPADVPVRAWIARDDGVGTGNSVPRGHLAFTASQMAAGLIRPEGTLSGLAWSRNTVVVGGYDFDLETGTYQMYEDSGSAMLPADISSGVRAGPDMCGPAVLRRETVRLGVGRCGFFSPRPLEPDGDLFAEGTSLAAPVVGRRMALLMVRRGLRGKQQLLSELAKDYPGASIKPSEKSYWTSAYWLPMPATEAQP